One Fusobacterium varium DNA window includes the following coding sequences:
- a CDS encoding dihydroorotate dehydrogenase, translated as MNRLQTKFLGVDFKNPIVTSSGCFGFGLEYRDYFDPNILGGIGIKGLTLEARDGNYGTRIAETPAGMLNCVGLENPGIEYFESHILPEMKAAGITTNIIANINGKTVEEYVEIAKRADKIKEIAVLELNISCPNVKDGGMAFGANPEVAARVTREVRKVTTKPLVVKLSPNVTDIAGIAKIVEENGADAVSLINTLLGMVIDLKTKKPLLGNTFGGFSGPAVKPVAVRMVYQVYKAVNIPIIGMGGISSVEDALEFIMAGASMVSLGTGIFSNPMLPVEVAEGLQKYCEENGIENISELVGIAHR; from the coding sequence ATGAATAGATTACAAACTAAATTTTTAGGAGTAGATTTTAAAAATCCAATAGTTACATCTTCAGGGTGCTTTGGATTTGGACTTGAGTATAGAGATTACTTTGATCCTAACATATTAGGAGGAATTGGAATAAAGGGATTAACATTAGAAGCTAGAGATGGAAACTATGGGACAAGAATAGCTGAAACTCCAGCAGGAATGTTAAACTGTGTAGGATTAGAAAACCCAGGAATAGAATATTTTGAAAGCCATATTTTACCAGAGATGAAAGCTGCTGGAATAACAACAAATATAATAGCTAACATCAATGGAAAAACAGTTGAAGAATATGTAGAGATAGCAAAAAGAGCTGACAAGATAAAAGAGATAGCTGTGCTTGAATTAAATATCTCTTGTCCAAATGTAAAAGATGGAGGAATGGCATTTGGAGCTAATCCAGAAGTTGCTGCAAGAGTTACAAGAGAAGTAAGAAAAGTTACTACAAAACCTTTAGTAGTAAAACTTTCTCCAAATGTAACAGATATAGCTGGAATAGCAAAAATAGTTGAAGAAAATGGAGCAGATGCAGTATCACTTATCAACACACTTTTAGGAATGGTAATAGATCTTAAAACTAAAAAACCTCTTTTAGGAAATACTTTTGGAGGATTCTCTGGACCAGCTGTAAAACCAGTTGCAGTAAGAATGGTATATCAAGTGTATAAAGCAGTAAATATTCCTATTATTGGAATGGGAGGAATCTCAAGTGTTGAAGATGCTCTTGAATTTATAATGGCAGGAGCTTCAATGGTGTCACTAGGAACAGGAATTTTTTCAAATCCAATGTTGCCAGTAGAAGTAGCAGAAGGATTACAAAAATATTGTGAAGAAAATGGAATTGAAAATATTAGTGAACTAGTAGGAATAGCACATAGATAA
- a CDS encoding dihydroorotate dehydrogenase electron transfer subunit, producing MFLEDCLILENKHIAGQNYLMRLKSEKAVEASKAGQFFMLKCENRIYTLRRPISLHYADKEKKELEFYYEVKGGGTKEFAQMKAGETINIQGPLGHGFSTDMEGKELMVVGGGMGMAPMKLLIEVLKKNNKVTFIAGGRNAEAVEILSNFNLDGVELHVTTDDGSAGTKGNVIVKMEELMQNKKFDMVFTCGPHKMMEAVAKTSDKYNTECEVSLEERMACGVKACVGCSIKTKVGMKKVCHDGPVFKAETIVDLDPVEKTETCCGN from the coding sequence ATGTTTTTAGAAGATTGTTTAATTTTAGAAAATAAACATATTGCAGGACAAAATTATTTAATGAGATTGAAATCAGAAAAAGCTGTAGAGGCTTCAAAAGCTGGACAATTTTTCATGTTAAAATGTGAAAATAGAATATATACATTAAGAAGACCTATAAGCTTACACTATGCAGATAAAGAGAAAAAAGAGTTAGAGTTCTACTATGAAGTAAAAGGTGGAGGAACAAAAGAGTTTGCTCAAATGAAAGCTGGGGAAACAATAAATATTCAAGGACCTTTAGGACATGGATTCTCTACTGATATGGAAGGGAAAGAACTTATGGTAGTTGGTGGAGGAATGGGAATGGCTCCAATGAAACTATTAATAGAAGTTCTAAAGAAAAATAACAAAGTTACTTTTATAGCTGGAGGAAGAAATGCTGAAGCAGTAGAGATTCTTTCAAACTTCAATTTAGATGGTGTAGAATTACATGTAACAACTGATGATGGAAGTGCTGGAACAAAGGGAAATGTTATAGTTAAAATGGAAGAGTTAATGCAAAACAAAAAATTTGATATGGTGTTCACTTGTGGACCTCATAAGATGATGGAAGCTGTTGCAAAAACTTCAGATAAATACAATACAGAGTGTGAAGTTTCACTAGAGGAAAGAATGGCATGTGGAGTAAAAGCTTGTGTAGGATGCTCAATTAAAACTAAAGTTGGAATGAAAAAAGTATGTCATGATGGACCAGTATTTAAAGCTGAAACAATAGTTGATTTAGATCCAGTTGAAAAAACAGAAACTTGTTGTGGTAATTAA
- the pyrB gene encoding aspartate carbamoyltransferase: MKDFIGIKDMTKEEILEVLDLAEELSKNPQPELIDKKIAATLFFEPSTRTRLSFTSAAMRIGGKVLGFDSPGATSVTKGESLRDTVKMVEAYSDVIVMRHNIEGGPKFAAEISKNPVINAGDGANEHPSQTLLDLFTIRQEIGKIEGVKIAFVGDLKYGRTVHSLTKALEMFNGEFYFVAPDLIQIPEYITKELDEKGMKYHLCSEYEPILKEIDVLYMTRIQKERFENLDDYEKVKGVYNISKDTIVGKCQDHMIVLHPLPRVDEIDVDLDDTKHALYFKQAANGVPVRQAMYALALGAKESKAVTKEEENVVENEKSVCSNPKCVTNSEITRNKVIVKEYGKFCYYCGKEIK, translated from the coding sequence ATGAAAGATTTTATAGGAATAAAAGATATGACTAAAGAGGAGATTTTAGAAGTATTAGATTTAGCAGAAGAGCTTTCTAAAAATCCTCAACCAGAGTTAATAGACAAGAAAATAGCAGCAACTCTTTTCTTTGAACCATCAACTAGAACAAGACTTTCATTTACATCAGCAGCTATGAGAATAGGTGGAAAAGTACTAGGATTTGATTCACCAGGAGCAACTTCTGTAACTAAAGGTGAATCATTAAGAGATACAGTAAAAATGGTAGAAGCTTATTCAGATGTAATTGTAATGAGACATAATATTGAAGGTGGACCAAAATTCGCTGCTGAAATATCTAAAAATCCAGTAATCAATGCTGGAGATGGAGCAAATGAGCATCCAAGTCAAACTCTATTAGATCTATTTACAATAAGACAAGAGATAGGAAAGATAGAAGGAGTAAAAATCGCTTTTGTTGGGGATTTGAAATATGGAAGAACAGTTCATTCACTAACTAAAGCTTTAGAAATGTTCAATGGAGAGTTTTACTTTGTAGCTCCAGATCTAATTCAAATTCCAGAATATATTACAAAAGAACTAGATGAAAAGGGAATGAAATATCATCTTTGTTCAGAATATGAGCCAATTTTAAAAGAGATAGATGTATTATATATGACAAGAATTCAAAAGGAAAGATTTGAAAATCTTGATGACTATGAAAAAGTAAAAGGAGTTTATAATATTTCAAAGGATACAATAGTAGGAAAATGTCAAGATCATATGATAGTACTTCATCCACTTCCAAGAGTTGATGAGATAGATGTTGACTTAGATGATACAAAACATGCACTTTACTTTAAACAAGCAGCTAATGGAGTTCCAGTAAGACAAGCTATGTATGCTTTAGCTTTAGGAGCAAAGGAATCAAAGGCTGTTACTAAAGAGGAAGAAAATGTAGTGGAAAATGAAAAATCAGTTTGTTCAAACCCTAAATGTGTAACAAACTCTGAAATAACAAGAAATAAAGTAATAGTTAAAGAATATGGAAAATTCTGCTATTACTGTGGAAAAGAGATAAAATAA
- a CDS encoding thiamine ABC transporter substrate-binding protein has translation MKKIILSLMFVISAVIFGEEIVVYGPSSYKWIGKSFAPIFKEKTGVDIKYVSIDGLVSRLKLEGKNPKADIVVGFTSLNTEIAKRENLIVPYIPKNIKNIYSEKLVMDKEGYVTPFDYGMLAINYDTTKIENVPKTLADLGKINKKLLVENPSTSATGEEALLWSIALYGENWKEFWKTLKPSIYNVEPGWSEAFAKLTTGEAPMMIGYATSNLFFVADEEQKKFDSFLLDDGTFMYLEGVSLVNKKEIKDGAKLFMEYVLSDEFQDLVPAKNYMFPVTKGEMPEGFEVVPTTDKTVKLSKEQVEDLVNNLDKYKKELVDILKK, from the coding sequence ATGAAAAAAATTATATTATCACTGATGTTTGTTATTTCAGCAGTTATTTTTGGTGAAGAGATTGTAGTTTATGGACCAAGCTCTTATAAATGGATAGGAAAATCTTTTGCACCAATATTTAAAGAAAAAACAGGAGTAGATATTAAATATGTTTCAATTGATGGATTAGTGTCAAGATTGAAATTAGAAGGAAAAAATCCAAAGGCAGATATAGTAGTTGGATTTACATCTTTAAACACAGAAATTGCTAAAAGAGAGAATTTAATAGTTCCTTATATTCCTAAAAATATAAAAAATATCTATTCAGAAAAACTTGTAATGGATAAAGAGGGATATGTAACACCATTTGACTATGGAATGTTAGCAATAAACTATGATACTACAAAAATTGAAAATGTACCTAAAACTTTAGCTGATTTAGGAAAGATAAATAAAAAACTTTTAGTTGAAAATCCATCGACTTCAGCAACTGGAGAAGAGGCATTACTATGGAGTATCGCTCTTTATGGAGAAAATTGGAAAGAGTTTTGGAAAACTTTAAAACCATCTATATATAATGTAGAGCCTGGATGGAGTGAAGCTTTTGCTAAATTAACAACTGGGGAAGCTCCTATGATGATAGGTTATGCTACAAGTAATCTTTTCTTTGTTGCTGATGAGGAGCAAAAGAAATTTGATAGCTTCTTATTAGATGATGGAACTTTTATGTATTTAGAAGGGGTTTCACTTGTTAATAAGAAAGAGATAAAAGATGGAGCGAAATTATTTATGGAATATGTATTAAGTGATGAGTTCCAAGATTTAGTACCAGCTAAAAACTATATGTTCCCAGTTACAAAGGGAGAAATGCCAGAGGGATTTGAAGTAGTTCCTACTACTGATAAAACTGTAAAACTATCTAAAGAGCAAGTTGAAGATCTTGTAAATAATCTAGATAAATATAAAAAAGAACTTGTGGATATTTTGAAAAAATAA